GGAGCTGATTCTGCAAGTCGGCTCATCCGCCGGATTTGCGATGATTTTCGCCCTGTTGATCGCGGCGATCCTGTGGAACCTCGGCACCTGGTGGCTAGGCTTGCCGGCGTCGTCTTCGCACACGTTGATCGGCTCGATCATCGGCGTCGGCGTGGCGAATGCCTTGATGCATGGCCGCGATGGCACCAGCGGCGTCGACTGGGCGCAAGCGACCAAGATTGGTTACGCACTGCTGCTGTCGCCGCTGGTGGGTTTCGGTTGTGCCGCGCTATTGCTGCTGGCGTTGCGCGCCTTTGTGAAAAACCGTGCGTTGTACAAGGCGCCGAAGGGCAATACGCCGCCGCCCTGGTGGATTCGGGGCTTGTTGATCGCAACCTGCACCGGCGTGTCGTTTGCCCATGGCTCCAATGATGGCCAAAAAGGCATGGGCCTGATCATGCTGATTCTGGTCGGCACATTACCCATGGCGTATGCGCTGAACCGCACCATGCCGGAAGAACAATCGCTGCAGTTTGCCGCCGTGGCGCAAGTCACCCAGCAAGCGCTGGTGAAGAGTGCACCAATGCCCGCGCCCGCCGACCCGCGCCCGGTGCTGTCCGATTACGTGCGCAGCAAAGAGGTCACGCCGCAATTGATCCCTGCCCTCGCCGCCCTCACCGGCCACATCGGCGAGGAAGTCAAAGGCTACGGCTCGCTGGCAAAAGTCCCGGCCGAAGCCATGGGCAACGTGCGTAACGACATGTACCTGGCCAGCGAAAGCATTCGCCTGATGGACAAGAACAAGGTCGGCAATTTCGACGCCGACACGCTCGGCAAATTGCAACTGTTCAAGCAACAGATCGACAACGCCACACGGTTCATTCCCCTGTGGGTGAAGATCGCCGTGGCCATTGCGCTGGGGCTCGGCACCATGGTCGGCTGGAAGCGCATTGTGGTGACGGTCGGCGAAAAAATCGGCAAGACCCATTTGACCTACGCGCAAGGCGCATCGGCGGAAACCGTGGCGATGCTGACCATTGGTGCTGCGGACATGTTCGGCTTGCCGGTGTCGACCACCCATGTGCTGTCGTCGGGTGTGGCGGGCACGATGGTAGCCAATGGCGGCGGCTTGCAGATGAGGACGATCCGCAACCTGCTGATGGCGTGGGTGTTAACCCTGCCGGCGGCCATCCTGCTGTCGGGCAGCCTCTACTGGCTGTTCACCCAAATCTTCTGACTGTCATGCAAATCCCCCCTGTAGGAGCTGCCGAAGGCTGCGATCTTGTGATTTTGAAAAACAAGATCAAAAGATCGCAGCCTTCGGCAGCTCCTACATGGGGGTTTGCGGTGTCGGTTAGAGGGTTGAGCGGATGACGTCGCCCAGCCAGTCCATGAACACCCGCACTCGCAGCGGCAAATGTCGCTGCCGCGCGTACAACAATGAAATTGCCATCGCCGGCGCGGTGTATTGCGGCAGCACCGTGACCAGTTCGCCGCTCTCCAGATGCGGCTGCAGGCCGGTACGCGGCACCTGCGTCAAACCGAAACCACCCAGGCATGCCGCCTCATACGCATCGGTGCTGTTGACCGTCACGCTGCCGGCCATCGGCAGGTGTTTTATCTGACCGCCCTCCTCGTACACAAACCCCTCGGAACGCGACCCCAGCACCCCGACGTAATGCACCAGCCGGTGCTGCGCCAGATCTTCCAGCGTCTGCGGCACGCCGTAGTGTTCGAGATAGCCGGGGCTGGCACAGTTGACCATCGGAAAGTCGCCGAGATGCCGCGCAACCACCGATTGATCAGGCTGAGCGCCGATGCGCACGACACAATCGAAGCCCTCGCTGAGCAGATCGACCCGGCGGTCAGTGCTGCTGATTTCCAGCTGCAGATTCGGGTGACGCGCCATGAACTGCGGCAGCCGCGGCATGATCAGGCGCCGCGCAAGAATGTTCGGCAGGTCGATGCGAATCCGTCCGCTGAGCGAGGCTTCGTCCTGCCGGAACAGACCCTCGATTTCGTCCATGTGCGAGAGCAGGTCCTTGCTGCGTTCGTATAACACCAGACCATCCTGGGTCGCCTGCACCTTGCGCGTGGTGCGTTGCAGCAGGCGCGTGCCGAGCAATTTTTCCAGCGCCTGCACCTGCTCGGACACAGTGGAGCGCGGCAACCCGAGGCTTTCGCCGGCGAGGGTGAAACTCGACAGTTCGCTGACCCGTACGAACGTGCGCAACAGCTCCAGCTTGTTCATGTGCCGACTCCGTGATTGTTCGGCCTAGCCGATCAGTGATTCCGGTTTCAGCCTGTTTATCAGCATCAGGCGGATAAATAAACTCAAGCCATCACCATCACCGCACCCGAGGAAATCACATGAATCGCAAAATTGCATTGATCACCGGCGCCAGTCGCGGCCTCGGTAAAAACGCCGCACTCCATCTGGCTGCGCAGGGCATCGATATCATCGGTACCTACAACAGTCGCGCCGACGAAGCGCAGGCATTGGTGAGTGAATTGAACGCGCTGGGCGTCAACGCGGCGATGCTGCAACTGGACGTGAGCCGCAGCGACAGCTTTGCTGCGTTTGCAGCGCAGGTAGAGCAAGTGCTGCTGCAGACGTTTGAACGTCAGCGCTTCGATTATTTGATCAATAACGCTGGAATCGGCGTACACGCGCTCTTCACCGAAACCACGCCGGAACAGTTTGATCTGCTGATGAATGTTCAGTTGAAAGGGCCGTTTTTTCTGACCCAGCAATTGCTTCCCCTGATCAACGACGGTGGGCGAATCATCAACATTTCCAGCGGCCTGACCCGCTTCAGCTTGCCGGGTTACGGCGCCTACGCAGCAATGAAAGGCGCGATGGAAGTATTGACCCGTTATCAGGCCAAAGAGCTGGGCGCGCGGCAGATCGGCGTGAATATTCTCGCGCCGGGCGCGATTGAAACCGACTTCGGTGGCGGAACCGTTCGCGACAACGCGGCGGTGAATGCGATGGTCGCCAGTAATACCGCGTTGGGGCGCGCCGGTCAGCCGGATGATATCGGCGGCGCACTGGCGCTGTTGCTGTCACCCGGTGCGCAGTGGATCAACGGCCAACGGGTTGAGGCTTCGGGCGGGATGTTTCTCTAACAACTGACACCGACCCTGTAGGAGGTGCCGCAGGGTGCGATCTTTTGATTGTGATTTCAAAGATCAAAAGATCGCAGCCTGCGGCAGCTCCTACACGGTGATTGTCGTCAGCTTTCACATGTGCCGCGGCTCATGACGCGCTCGCGCAGCACGTCATAGCCCCAGTGATAAACGTAGGTGTACGGCAGAAAAAACAGCAGCACACCGACGTCGAGCAGAAACGCCTGCCACAGGCTGACCGACAGCCACCAGGCAATCAACGGCACGCCCATCACGATCAGACCGCCCTCGAACAGCAAGGCGTGCACGACACGGGTCCAAGCGTTATGGGCAATATTCATGCGCAGTAGCGCGCGGTCGAAAAACCGGTTGAACACCACGTTCCAGACCAGCGCCAGCACCGCGATCATTACGGTTACGGCGCCCATGTCGAGCAGCGGTTTTTGCATGATCCATGCGAGCAACGGCGTGCAGATGAGGATGGCGAGAAACTCGAAACCGATGGCCTGGAACACCCGCTCGGTGATGGACTTCGGGACAGTCATGTCTGACTCCTTGTTTGACGATGGTTGCCATGATCAAGCCGAGCTCCGATACTTCAAAACCAATAACAATCGATCAAGGCGATAGTTCATGGCTTCGCAAGAAGTGCTCTTGGCGTTTGTACAAGCAGCCACGCAAGGTTCGTTTTCAGCGGCGGCGCGCAAGTTGGGGCGTAGCCAATCGACCATCAGCGCGGCGGTGGCCAGCCTTGAGATCGATCTGGATTTGCAGCTTTTCGACCGCAGCAGCCGCAAGCCGACGCTCACCCCCGCCGGCCATGTGATGCTGCAAAAAGCCGAGGCAATCCTGGCCGCGACCAGCCGTCTGGAAATGAGCGCGCGGCAACTGGCGCAAGGTGTCGAACCGAAGCTGACCGTAGCGATTTCCGATACCTATCAGTCCTATCGTTTCGAGGCGGCATTAGTGGGTTTCGAGCAGCGTTATCCGGAGCTGGAGCTGGAATGCCTGATCGCCGAATGCGATGACTTGATCGAACTGGTGCAGCGCGGCCGGGCGCATCTGGCTTTCGCGGAGATGCAAGATAACTACCCGCCGGACCTGGTGACCGCGACCGTCGCCGAGCGCACGGAAATTGCCCTGTTCGTCAGCCGCGAACACCCGTTGGCAACGCTTGCTCAGGTCGATCAGCAGATTCTTGAGCAACATCGCGAGTTGCGCCTGGCAACTATCGTCAATCCGTATGACAGTCGCGGCAAGGGCCGGGTGTGGTCGGCGCCGAGTTATCTGATGCTGCTGGAAATGGCTGAAAAAGGTTTTGGCTGGGCACCGTTGCCGAGATGGCTGGTGCAGCGTTATGCCAATGGTTTGCTGGTGGAAGTGAATGTGCGCGGCTGGCCGAAACCGGTGTTCGTCGATGCGCTGTGGTCGCGCCTGTATCCGCCGGGGCCGGCGGGGAGCTGGTTGCTGAGCAAGATGCTGGAATAACGTCGCACGCAATCGCGAGCCGGCGTGAAGCCAAAAGCCCCTCACCCCAGCCCTCTCCCGGAAGGAGAGGGAGCCGACCGTGGTTTCTTGCGGATTACATCGACCTGAAATATCGAGTCGATTATGGATTCACTGCTGAGCGTTCAGGTCGGCGTACTTCCATGGCATCCCCCAATCGGTCCCCTCTCCCTCCGAGAGAGGGCTAGGGTGAGGGCAATTCCAGCGCCGAAAGCCGCCCCTCGATAAACCGCCGCTCCGGCTCCTGCCGCGTCAATTCCAATGCACGAAGGTACGCCGACCGCGCCTCCTCCATCCGACCCAACTGCCGACAAAACTCCGCCCGCGCCGAATGCGCCAAGTGGTAATCCTGCAACTCGCCGCGCTGCAGAATCCCTTCAATCAGGTTCAGCCCGGCCAACGCCCCATCGCGCTTGGCCACCGCCACCGCCCGGTTCAACTCGATCACCGGCGACGGCACTGCGCGCAACAGCACGTCATACAAGCCCACGATCTGCTCCCAATCGGTTTCCGCCGCCGACGGCGCTTCGGCATGCACCGCAGTGATCGCAGCTTGCAGGCAATACGGGCCGAAGCGACGCGTGGTCAGTGCACGCTCGACCAGCGCGCAACCTTCGGCAATCAATCCGGCATCCCACAGCGCGCGTTCCTGGTCATCCAGCAGCACCAGTTCACCATTCGGCGAAGTGCGCGCCGGGCGCCGCGATTCATGCAGCAACATCAACGCCAGCAAGCCCATGACTTCCGGTTCCGGCAACAACTCCATCAACAGCCGCCCCAGTCGAATCGCCTCGCGGGTCAAATCCTCGCGGGTCAGCTCCGCCCCGACCGAAGCCGAATAACCTTCGTTGAACACCAGATAAATCACCCGCAAAACGCTGTCGAGGCGCTCGGGCAATTCGCTCAGGCTGGGCACCTGGTAAGGGATTTTCGCGTCACGAATTTTTGCTTTGGCGCGAACGATGCGCTGGGCAATCGCCGCCGGCGCGCAGAGAAAGGCGCGGGCGATTTCTTCGGTGGTGAGGTCGCAGACTTCGCGCAAAGTCAGTGGCACCTGCGCATCGGCCGCCAGCGCCGGGTGGCAGCAGGTGAAGATCAGACGCAGGCGATCGTCTTCCACGTCTTCGCCACTCCAGTCGGCCTGTTCCAGTTCGTCGAGTTGCGCCAGCAGCAACGGCTGCGACGCCTTGAACCGTGCACGCCGACGTAACACATCGATAGCTTTGAATCGCCCGGTGGACACCAGCCAGGTGCGCGGGTTGTCTGGCACGCCATCGCGTTGCCAGCGCTCGACCGCGACGAAGAACGCCTCGTGCAGCGCTTCTTCGGCGAGGTCGAAGTCGCCAAGCAGACGAATCAGCGTCGCCAGGATCCGCCGCGAGTCTTCGCGATAGACCTGCTCGACCCGCGCGCGGACTTCAGACATTCAATTGCCGCACCGGGCGCACCTCAACGCTGCCGACCCGCGCTGCCGGAATATGCCCGGCGACCTGAATCGCTTCGTTGAGATCCTTGGCGTCGATCAGGTAAAACCCGGCCAATTGCTCTTTTGTCTCGGCGAACGGGCCGTCGGTGATCGACAACTTGCCGTTGCGCATCCGTACGGTGGTTGCGGTTTGCACAGACTCCAGCGCTTCCGCCGCCACCATCCGCCCGCTGCCCTGAATCGACTCGGCGTAAGCCCAGCATTCGGCATCTTCCGGGCTGTCGGGAGATGAGTGCAGCACGTGCTCATCGCTGTAGACCAGACATAAATACTTCATGGCGTTCTCCTGAATCGAACGACTCAACTATGGCTGAAGATCAGGGAGTCACATCGAACAGCGTCGCGCCGCTCATCGGATCGAACGGCGCCGACCAGTGTTCGTGAGCAATTTTCCACGCCCCACCGACCTGGCGATAGCACGCGGTGACGCGCATCCAGCAGCTCTGGGTTTCACCCTTGTCGTTGGTGCCGCCGCAGTTGGCGACCCAATGGGCAAAGGCGATGGTCTCGGCGCTTTCGATGGCGATTTCATGGAATTCGAAAATGTGCGGGCCGGGGCACATCTCCATGCACTCGACCCAGTGCGCGCGGTAGGCCGCTTTGCCCTTGAATTGCAGGGCCTTGATCGCATCGAACGAGACGATGTCATCGGCATACAGCGCCATGACTTTCTCGACATCCTTGTTCATCACGGCGTCGCGGTAGGTGTTGATCAGGTTCTGGATATCACTTTGTGCGCTCATGGTGTTCTCCGTGGTTTTTGTTGGGAAGACACCTTTAGTCGTTTGCCCTTTTCGCAGATCGACAGGCCAAACAAAAATATTTCACAGCGCCAATATCGCTAGAATCCGAGGCTCACTCTTTGTAGGAAAAAGGAAATTCACGTGTCAGCCAGACTCGTGCCGTACGACAGCCTGAACGCTCTGCAGCGCCAGCAAGTCGAGGCAATTGAAATCCATGCCGAGCAGATCAAATTTTCCGGCGATATCCACGGTGCGTTGCACACCTTGCTGTCGAAACCCGGTCCCGGCGTGAAAGGTTTTGCCCTGCTCGCGGACGACGTGCCAGTGGCGTTTCTGCTGCTCAAGCGCCCGCCGGTGTTACCGGCGTGGGCCGACGAACACAGCGCCACATTGCATGCGCTGCAAGTCGATCGCCGCGCGCAGGGAAAGGGTTATGGCAAGGCGTGTCTACAAGCGCTGCCCGCCGTCGCCCGCGAGGCGTGGCCGGAGATCAAGGGGCTGGAATTGTCGGTGGACGCTGACAACGAAGCGGCCATCGCGCTGTATGTCAAACATGGCTATGTCGACAGCGGTGAAGCGTACAAGGGCCGGATTGGCTATGAGCGGCGGATGGGGCTGTTTTTCTGAGCGTCGAAAAATCCTGAACCTGCACAACCTCTACTGACACACGACAGTTCACGTGTAGGAGCTGCCGAAGGCTCGGGCCGCGTTCGGACGATCTTTTGATCTTGATGTTCTTAACAGCAAGATCAAAAGATCGTCCGAACGCGGCCCGAGCCTTCGGCAGCTCCTACAGGGGTATTCATTCAGAAAGTCAGAAAGTCAGAGGGTCAGGACCATCTCGTGCCACGCCATGCCGCCGTGGTCGGACTCGGACGGTTTGATGTAGGCAAAACCAAACCCGGCGTACAGCGCGATGTGGCGTTCCTTGCACATCAGGTGAATCGTGGCTTTATCCATGCCGCGCATACGTTCGATGAATTCGCCCAGCACGCGTTTGGCCAGGCCCTGCCCCTGGTAATCCGGATGAACCACCACGGACATGATCACCACATTCGGGCCTTTCGGGTCGTGGCCGATCAGTTCCTTGAAGGCTTCGTCGGACATCTGCACATCAAATGCCGCGCCGGAATTGATGAAGCCGGCGACCACACCGTCGACCTCGGCGACGACGAAACCGTCCGGCCAGGTGGCAATGCGCGTGGCGATCTTCTCGCGGGTGGCGGCTTCGTCACCTTCGTAGGCGACGGTTTCGATGGCGTAGCAGCGATCCAGATCGGCGGCGCTGACGTTGCGAATCACGGTGTTCATGGCGGCTCGGAAATCAATGGAGTAAGGCCCAAAGGATAAAGCAGAACAGCCGGGCGGACACGCTCTGCCTCGGCTCGCACCGCCATCAACCCTTGAGCGGTAGCCAGATTTCCAGAGTGCCGGTGTTGAGCTTCGGGTTGAAATCCTCACTGTAACGTTCGAATTCCGGCGCATCCGCCGCCTCGTGACCGGACTGCGGCAGCCAGGTGTTCCAGATGTACTGGAAAGTGGCAGGCAGTTGCGTCAACGGCCCCTCGTGCTCGAAGACCGCGTATTGCTGCGGCTGGATTTCAACCCAGCGGTATTGCTCGGGCAGGTCATCGAACTTTTCGATCTGCACGCCGGCGATGTATTCGAAACCGCCCTCGCCGTCCGCGTTGCAGCAAACGCCGTAGGTCACTTCATTGACCTGCGCGGGAATTCTACCCAAGTGCGGAATCAGCTTTTCCCACAACTGCGGGATGTCCTCGGTGGTGTCCTGGGTAAAACGCCCCCCGAAACCGGCAATCAACAGAAATTGCCCATGTTCGAAGCGAGGTCCAGCCACATCGACGCGTGTTTGCTCATCCATGACGCGACTCCTTGGAACGGAAAGTGGGTTCGGCTGGGAGTATAGGAAGCCCGAACCGTTTCGCACGCTTACAGGGAATGCAACTGCTCGACGGCGCCCGAGCCGACAAACTCGTTGTAACCGGAAACGATCACGTACACCGCGAAATAGCAGAAGATCGCTGCAGATGCCATGTAGGAATAGCGCAATAGTTTGTCGCCCAAGAGCTTGCCGCCGTGGCTCGCAGCGAAACACAAGCCCGCCGACCACAGCAGCCCGGCACAAAGAAAACCGCCGAGAAACAGCGCTGAGCTCAACGGGCCACCGCC
This window of the Pseudomonas fluorescens genome carries:
- a CDS encoding inorganic phosphate transporter, giving the protein MATPSLTASPTPAASGRPALDKKPGPFTYVIFFAVLAMGMLFTAYSLMHDMHELGTVVTTWTPFLLLGVALLIALGFEFVNGFHDTANAVATVIYTHSLPPNVAVVWSGFFNFLGVLLSSGAVAFGIIALLPVELILQVGSSAGFAMIFALLIAAILWNLGTWWLGLPASSSHTLIGSIIGVGVANALMHGRDGTSGVDWAQATKIGYALLLSPLVGFGCAALLLLALRAFVKNRALYKAPKGNTPPPWWIRGLLIATCTGVSFAHGSNDGQKGMGLIMLILVGTLPMAYALNRTMPEEQSLQFAAVAQVTQQALVKSAPMPAPADPRPVLSDYVRSKEVTPQLIPALAALTGHIGEEVKGYGSLAKVPAEAMGNVRNDMYLASESIRLMDKNKVGNFDADTLGKLQLFKQQIDNATRFIPLWVKIAVAIALGLGTMVGWKRIVVTVGEKIGKTHLTYAQGASAETVAMLTIGAADMFGLPVSTTHVLSSGVAGTMVANGGGLQMRTIRNLLMAWVLTLPAAILLSGSLYWLFTQIF
- a CDS encoding LysR family transcriptional regulator, yielding MNKLELLRTFVRVSELSSFTLAGESLGLPRSTVSEQVQALEKLLGTRLLQRTTRKVQATQDGLVLYERSKDLLSHMDEIEGLFRQDEASLSGRIRIDLPNILARRLIMPRLPQFMARHPNLQLEISSTDRRVDLLSEGFDCVVRIGAQPDQSVVARHLGDFPMVNCASPGYLEHYGVPQTLEDLAQHRLVHYVGVLGSRSEGFVYEEGGQIKHLPMAGSVTVNSTDAYEAACLGGFGLTQVPRTGLQPHLESGELVTVLPQYTAPAMAISLLYARQRHLPLRVRVFMDWLGDVIRSTL
- a CDS encoding SDR family NAD(P)-dependent oxidoreductase — protein: MNRKIALITGASRGLGKNAALHLAAQGIDIIGTYNSRADEAQALVSELNALGVNAAMLQLDVSRSDSFAAFAAQVEQVLLQTFERQRFDYLINNAGIGVHALFTETTPEQFDLLMNVQLKGPFFLTQQLLPLINDGGRIINISSGLTRFSLPGYGAYAAMKGAMEVLTRYQAKELGARQIGVNILAPGAIETDFGGGTVRDNAAVNAMVASNTALGRAGQPDDIGGALALLLSPGAQWINGQRVEASGGMFL
- a CDS encoding multidrug/biocide efflux PACE transporter, which produces MTVPKSITERVFQAIGFEFLAILICTPLLAWIMQKPLLDMGAVTVMIAVLALVWNVVFNRFFDRALLRMNIAHNAWTRVVHALLFEGGLIVMGVPLIAWWLSVSLWQAFLLDVGVLLFFLPYTYVYHWGYDVLRERVMSRGTCES
- a CDS encoding LysR family transcriptional regulator, with product MASQEVLLAFVQAATQGSFSAAARKLGRSQSTISAAVASLEIDLDLQLFDRSSRKPTLTPAGHVMLQKAEAILAATSRLEMSARQLAQGVEPKLTVAISDTYQSYRFEAALVGFEQRYPELELECLIAECDDLIELVQRGRAHLAFAEMQDNYPPDLVTATVAERTEIALFVSREHPLATLAQVDQQILEQHRELRLATIVNPYDSRGKGRVWSAPSYLMLLEMAEKGFGWAPLPRWLVQRYANGLLVEVNVRGWPKPVFVDALWSRLYPPGPAGSWLLSKMLE
- a CDS encoding RNA polymerase sigma factor; its protein translation is MSEVRARVEQVYREDSRRILATLIRLLGDFDLAEEALHEAFFVAVERWQRDGVPDNPRTWLVSTGRFKAIDVLRRRARFKASQPLLLAQLDELEQADWSGEDVEDDRLRLIFTCCHPALAADAQVPLTLREVCDLTTEEIARAFLCAPAAIAQRIVRAKAKIRDAKIPYQVPSLSELPERLDSVLRVIYLVFNEGYSASVGAELTREDLTREAIRLGRLLMELLPEPEVMGLLALMLLHESRRPARTSPNGELVLLDDQERALWDAGLIAEGCALVERALTTRRFGPYCLQAAITAVHAEAPSAAETDWEQIVGLYDVLLRAVPSPVIELNRAVAVAKRDGALAGLNLIEGILQRGELQDYHLAHSARAEFCRQLGRMEEARSAYLRALELTRQEPERRFIEGRLSALELPSP
- a CDS encoding YciI family protein, with protein sequence MKYLCLVYSDEHVLHSSPDSPEDAECWAYAESIQGSGRMVAAEALESVQTATTVRMRNGKLSITDGPFAETKEQLAGFYLIDAKDLNEAIQVAGHIPAARVGSVEVRPVRQLNV
- a CDS encoding YybH family protein; translated protein: MSAQSDIQNLINTYRDAVMNKDVEKVMALYADDIVSFDAIKALQFKGKAAYRAHWVECMEMCPGPHIFEFHEIAIESAETIAFAHWVANCGGTNDKGETQSCWMRVTACYRQVGGAWKIAHEHWSAPFDPMSGATLFDVTP
- a CDS encoding GNAT family N-acetyltransferase, which translates into the protein MSARLVPYDSLNALQRQQVEAIEIHAEQIKFSGDIHGALHTLLSKPGPGVKGFALLADDVPVAFLLLKRPPVLPAWADEHSATLHALQVDRRAQGKGYGKACLQALPAVAREAWPEIKGLELSVDADNEAAIALYVKHGYVDSGEAYKGRIGYERRMGLFF
- a CDS encoding GNAT family N-acetyltransferase, with the protein product MNTVIRNVSAADLDRCYAIETVAYEGDEAATREKIATRIATWPDGFVVAEVDGVVAGFINSGAAFDVQMSDEAFKELIGHDPKGPNVVIMSVVVHPDYQGQGLAKRVLGEFIERMRGMDKATIHLMCKERHIALYAGFGFAYIKPSESDHGGMAWHEMVLTL
- a CDS encoding GyrI-like domain-containing protein, with protein sequence MDEQTRVDVAGPRFEHGQFLLIAGFGGRFTQDTTEDIPQLWEKLIPHLGRIPAQVNEVTYGVCCNADGEGGFEYIAGVQIEKFDDLPEQYRWVEIQPQQYAVFEHEGPLTQLPATFQYIWNTWLPQSGHEAADAPEFERYSEDFNPKLNTGTLEIWLPLKG